A stretch of DNA from Curtobacterium sp. MCBD17_035:
GTCGTCGAGATGGACGTCGACACCCACGACGAGGCCGTCGCCCTGGTGTCCCACGCGCCCCAACTCGTGTCGACGCTGATGGCCTCGCAGCTGCGCAACGCCCCCGACACGTCGCTCGGTCTCGCGGGTGGCGGCGTTCGCGACGTCACCCGGGTGGCCGCGAGCGATCCCGGCCTCTGGGTCCAGATCCTCGGTGCGAACGCGCCGCGGATCCGGCCGGTGCTCGAGGCGTTCCGCGCTGAACTCGACGCCGTCATCGCCGCGCTCGCCGAGCCCACGGCCCCGGGAGCCCCCAGGACGATCGCGGGCGCGATGGCCGCCGGCAACCTCGGCGTGGCCCGGCTGCCCGGCAAACACGGCACGACCCGGCGGTACAGCCAGGTCGTCGTGCTCATCGATGACCAGCCCGGCCAACTGGCCCGCCTGCTGACCGAGATCGGGCAGATCGGCGTCAACCTCGAGGACCTGCGCCTCGAGCACTCGCCGGGAGCACCCATCGGCATCGTCGAGGTCTCGGTGGTACCGGAGGAAGAACAGCGGCTACTCGACGAGCTCGAGCGCCGTGGATGGAGGATCGCAGCGGCATGGGCATGAACGGCACCGACGAAATGGGCACCGACGAGATGGGCACCGACGAGATGGGCATCGACGGGACGGACACCGCGGCGATGGGCGACACGGCGCTCGGCGACAGCGGCGTGACCGGTGGTCCGGACGGCCCCGACGCCGGCCTCCCGACTCCGGGTGGTGCGCCCGGTCCGGCGACACCGGGCGGCGGTGCTCCCGGTGGCGGGATCAGTGACGTGCTCGGCGGCGCTCCGGACGGTCCGGCCGGCGAGCCGGGCTCGATGCGGGACCCCCTGCCCGCGGGTCTGCCGCAGGGCGCGTACGTCGCGAAGTTCGTGGTCGCCGTGGACGGTCCGGCGGGGAGCGGCAAGTCGAGCGTGTCGCGGGCGGCGGCGCGGGTGCTGGGCTTCGACTACCAGGACACGGGAGCCGCCTACCGGGCGCTCGCGTGGCACGCGCTCCGGTACGGCGTCGACCTGGACGACCCGGCAGCCGTCGTGGCGTCCTGGGACACGTTCCGCTACCAGATCGGCACCGACCCCGACGACTACTTCGTCCGCGTGGGCGACACGGACGTCACCGAGGCGATCCGGACACCCGAGGTGACCGCTGCGGTGGCGCACATCGCCAAGCTCCCGGCCGTCCGGGCCAAGCTCGTGCAGTTGTTCCGCGACGTGATGCGCCGTGCGGACGCGCCGGGGATCATCACCGAGGGGCGCGACATCACGACCGTCGTCGCGCCGGACGCCGAGGTGCGGATCCTGCTGACGGCGGACGAGTCGGTTAGAATGGCCCGACGTTCTGCTGAGGTGACGACGCAGACACCCGAGGAGACGGCCCGTGCCCTGGCGCGACGTGACCAGGCCGATGCTCGGGTCGTCGACTTCATGAACGCCGCGGACGGTGTCACCACCGTCGACTCCACCGATCTCGACTTCGACCAGACCGTGCAGGCGGTGGTCGATCTGGCCCGAACGGCCACCACCCCACAGGACTGACACATGGCGCATCTCGACGACCTGAGCGACGACGTCGCCGACTCCTCCGGCGGGGACTCGTTCCCCGAGTACGACCGCGCGCTCGGCGAGCGGCTCGACCAGCTCGACGACGCCGACGCGGAACAGCGGGCGAACGCGCTCCGGGCTGGACTCGAGGACTACGACCTCGACGAGGAGGACATCGAGCTCCTCGACGGCGCCGAACTCGGTGAGGACGGTCAGACCTATCTGCCGGCCCTGCCGGTGCTCGCGATCGTGGGACGTCCGAACGTCGGCAAGTCGGCGCTGGTCAACCGGATCCTCGGCCGCCGCGAAGCAGTCGTCCAGGACGTCCCGGGTGTGACGCGCGACCGGGTCTCCTACAAAGCGGAATGGAACGGCAAGCGCTTCACGCTCGTCGACACCGGCGGGTGGGAGCCCGACGCCACGGGCATCAACGCGTCCGTGGCGGCGCAGGCCGAGGTCGCCGTGGACTTGGCGGACGCGGTCCTGTTCGTCGTGGACGCCACCGTCGGCGCGACCGCGACGGACGAGCACGTCGTGCGGATGCTCCGGGGAACCGACAGGCCGGTCATCGTCGCCGCGAACAAGGTCGACGACGAGCGCCGCGAGCTCGACGTCCACGAGCTGTGGAACCTGGGCCTCGGCGAACCGCACCCGGTGTCGGCCCTGCACGGTCGCGGCGTCGCCGACCTGCTGGACCTCGTCGTGACGACGCTGCCCGACACCTCCGCGGTCGCCAAGCAAGAGGTGGGCGGCCCCCGTCGCGTCGCAATCCTCGGCCGACCGAACGTCGGCAAGAGCTCGCTGCTCAACAAGGCCGCGGGCGAGGAACGGGTGGTGGTGAACGACCTCGCCGGGACGACGCGCGATCCCGTCGACGAGCAGATCGAGCTGGGCGGCCGGGTCTGGCGCTTCGTCGACACGGCGGGCATCCGCAAGCGGGTGCACATGCAGCAGGGCGCCGACTTCTACGCGTCGCTCCGCACCACGGCGGCGCTCGAGAAGGCCGAGGTCGCGGTCGTCATCCTCGACGTGACCGAGCCGATCTCGGTGCAGGACCTGCGGATCATCGACCTCGTCCTCGAGTCCGGCCGCGCGCTCGTGCTCGCGTTCAACAAGTGGGACCTGCTCGATGACGACCGCCGGCGGTACCTGGAGCGTGAGATCGAGCAGGACCTGGCACACGTGGCCTGGGCGCCGCGCGTCAACATCTCGGCTCGGACCGGTCGGCACCTCGAGAAGCTGGTGCCCGCGCTGACGGTCGCGCTCGACTCGTGGGACACGCGCATCCCCACCGGGAAGGTCAACGCCTTCATCGCGGAACTCGTCCAAGAACACCCCCACCCCGTCCGCGGCGGCAAGCAGCCGCGGATCCTGTTCGGGACGCAAGCGTCCTCGCGACCCCCGACATTCGTCCTGTTCACCACCGGGTTCCTGGACCCGCAGTACCGGCGCTTCATCACCCGACGCCTCCGTGAGGTCTGGGGCTTCGAGGGGACCCCGATCACGGTCAACATGCGCGTGCGCGAGCGGCGGAAGCGGCCGTAGGTCCGGAACATCGAGGGGGGGTGCCGTCGTCACGACGGCACCCCCTCCTCGATGCCCGCGGGCGTCCTCGGCTGCCCCGCCTGCTCGATCTCCTCGCAGCCGTTGGTCAAATATCAGTTGATCGGTCGGCTAGCCTGAGGGAGCGGGACGGGGGCCCCGCGGGTGCTGCCGGGTCTGTCACCGGCCCGGCAGCACAGCAGACCTGGGCGACGGGACGAGGGGGGACCATGGCGGGATCGACGACGGACGAACTCCGCATCAGCCGCGCGGAACTGGAGGCGCTCGCACGCACGCTGGACGAGGCCGCGGACCGCGTGCTGATCGACCCGCGCATGCTCGGCCCGCACGACGACGCGGTCGGGCGAGCCGACGTGGTCGCGGAACTCGACGACGTGGTCGCTCGACAGGTGGCGCGATCCCGCGCGTGTGCCGACGACCTCCACCACCTCGGTGCCTTTGCGCGGACCACCGCTGACCGGATGGCGGAATGCGACGGGCTGTTGGCCGTCGCGGCGCGATGACCGACGACGACCCGGGCGCGGGAGACCCAGGTCAGCTCCGATCGTTGGCGCGCAACCGTGATGCGGTCCTGCGTGCCACCTCGGCTGCGGTCCGCGCCGTCCGCTCGGCAACCGAGTTCGACCACACCGCATGGGCGGGGTCGGCCGCGGACGCCTTCGCCGCGACCGTGCCGTCCGTCCTGGCCTCGGCACTCGTCCTGGAGGCCGGTCTCCAGTTCCACGAAACGGCGCTCGCCCGGTACGCGGACGGCGTCGCTGCGATCCAGGAGGAACAGCGCGAAGCCCTCCGTCAGCTCGCCGAGGCCGAGGCGACCATCGGGTCCGAGCGGACATGGCTCCTGGACCTCGACGACCAGTTCCACCGCGTCACGGCACTCGGTGGGGGTGAACCCGGGGACCTCGCGGGCCTCCGTCAGCAGCGCGCTCGTGCCGAGGACACGGCGGCGCTCGCCGAACGGGAGCGCGCAGACGTGGAATCGGCGCTTGAGGACCTCCGCGTCCGGAGACGTCGCCTCGACGGCGCCTTCGTCGAGGCGCTGCACGACGCCGACGATGCGAACGCGGTGCTCCGGCGCGCAGGCGTGGCGGCATCGGCCACGGACCTCGTCGCCTTGCTCGCCGCGATGACGCCTGAGCAGGTGAGGTCCTACGCAGACGCGCACCGTGCGCTCGTGCGGGCTGCCTTCTCCGGCAGCGCCGACGCGGTCAGGCACCGCTGGGACAGCATGGGCGCCAGTGATGGCACCACGGCCGTCCAGTCGGCGCTGCTCGCAGCACTGCCGTCGTTCTTCGGGTCGCTCGACGGGGTCCCGGTGGAGGCGCGCGTCGCCGCGAACCGGCACGTGGCGGTGCGCCGCATCCGTCGGTTGGACCATGAGCGTGCCGCCCTCGTCGCGCGTGGCCGCCGCGGCGAGGGGGACCTCCGACAGCGCATCGCCCAGCTCGACGCGGAACGCGCGTACCTGGCACTCGTCGCGGCCGGACGCCGACGGACGTACCTGCTGGACATCGACCACAGCCGCATCATCGAGGTCCTCGGGACGCCGAGCCCGGCGACGAGGCACGTGATCACCTACGTGCCCGGGACCTTCACCAACCTCGACGCCATGTACGGCGGGGGAGTGCGGCAGGTGCCCGCATACCTGTCGAGGCGACACCAGGAGGACGCGGTCGTGTTCGTTTACAAGGACGGCCGATTCCCCGGAGTCGTGGAGCCCGACGGGACAACGACCGCGAAGGGCTTCGTGATCGAGGCCAACGACACGGCCTTCGCGCTCCGCAGTGGCCGACAGTTGGCGTCGTTCACCCGCGGCGTTGAGTCCGACCCAGTCTTCGCCGCTGCCCGGTCGACGGCGATCGGACACAGCTGGGGCCTGGCGAACGTCGCCGCGTCCGAGGTCGCCGGAAGCCGGTACGACGCCGTCGTCTCGCTCTCCGGGGCGGGGATGCCGCTGGACTGGCGCGCGGACCCGGCCACCGAGTACTTCGACTACTCGTACAACGACGTCCTGCAGGTGCTCCAGGCGCCCGTGCT
This window harbors:
- a CDS encoding prephenate dehydrogenase encodes the protein MTRTDPSASSGPSRTAPTAAPESTGQRRVSGQVRIVGTGLLGASIGLALRQQGVDVVLDDASPAALALAADYGAGRLASDGDRPGLVVVAVPPDVTASVVARELDAHPDAVVTDVSSVKAGPLAALRQRGADVSRYVGSHPMAGRERSGAIAARADLFIGRPWVIAGHQGITHQRAVAVEDLALDLGATVVEMDVDTHDEAVALVSHAPQLVSTLMASQLRNAPDTSLGLAGGGVRDVTRVAASDPGLWVQILGANAPRIRPVLEAFRAELDAVIAALAEPTAPGAPRTIAGAMAAGNLGVARLPGKHGTTRRYSQVVVLIDDQPGQLARLLTEIGQIGVNLEDLRLEHSPGAPIGIVEVSVVPEEEQRLLDELERRGWRIAAAWA
- the cmk gene encoding (d)CMP kinase, giving the protein MRDPLPAGLPQGAYVAKFVVAVDGPAGSGKSSVSRAAARVLGFDYQDTGAAYRALAWHALRYGVDLDDPAAVVASWDTFRYQIGTDPDDYFVRVGDTDVTEAIRTPEVTAAVAHIAKLPAVRAKLVQLFRDVMRRADAPGIITEGRDITTVVAPDAEVRILLTADESVRMARRSAEVTTQTPEETARALARRDQADARVVDFMNAADGVTTVDSTDLDFDQTVQAVVDLARTATTPQD
- the der gene encoding ribosome biogenesis GTPase Der; this encodes MAHLDDLSDDVADSSGGDSFPEYDRALGERLDQLDDADAEQRANALRAGLEDYDLDEEDIELLDGAELGEDGQTYLPALPVLAIVGRPNVGKSALVNRILGRREAVVQDVPGVTRDRVSYKAEWNGKRFTLVDTGGWEPDATGINASVAAQAEVAVDLADAVLFVVDATVGATATDEHVVRMLRGTDRPVIVAANKVDDERRELDVHELWNLGLGEPHPVSALHGRGVADLLDLVVTTLPDTSAVAKQEVGGPRRVAILGRPNVGKSSLLNKAAGEERVVVNDLAGTTRDPVDEQIELGGRVWRFVDTAGIRKRVHMQQGADFYASLRTTAALEKAEVAVVILDVTEPISVQDLRIIDLVLESGRALVLAFNKWDLLDDDRRRYLEREIEQDLAHVAWAPRVNISARTGRHLEKLVPALTVALDSWDTRIPTGKVNAFIAELVQEHPHPVRGGKQPRILFGTQASSRPPTFVLFTTGFLDPQYRRFITRRLREVWGFEGTPITVNMRVRERRKRP